The sequence TGATTTGCTCCCTCTCAGAGCTGGGACTCGCCGACAGCTCCGACGGCATCGTGATCCTCGATGAGGCCCTGGAGTCCGTGCCTGCCGTGGGCAGCCCCGTTGGACCTCTGTTTGGCCTCGACGACCAGGTCTTGGAGCTGGCGATTACCGCCAATCGACCCGACGGCCTCTCGATGTTGGGCATTGCCCGGGAGGTGGCGGCCCTGACGGGAGCCCCCCTGAGCCTTCCTCCTCTTGCAGAACCCCTCGCTTCGGAGGCCCTGCCGGTTGGAGCAGATGTCCAGGCCCGCATTGAGCAGGGCGGTCTCTTCAGCCTGACAGCTCTCTCCGGGCTGAAGGTCGGACCCTCTCCCCGCTGGCTGCAGAGCAGGCTTGAGCGTGCCGGTCTGCGGCCGATCAACAACGTGGTCGACATCACCAATCTGGTGATGCTGGAGCAAGGTCAGCCCCTCCACGCCTTTGATGCCGATCGGCTCGCCCAGCTCAGCGGAAATCGTTTGGACCCAACGGGCATCGACCTGCGTGCGGGCCGTTCCGGCGAGGCCTTCACCACACTCGATGGCTGCAGCCACACCCTCAGCGAGGACGCCTGGGTCGTGAGCTACGCCGACCAAGCAATCGCCCTTGCCGGTGTGATGGGCGGCGAAGGCACCTCTGTTCATCTCGGTACGCAGTCGATTTGGTTGGAGGCGGCGATGTTCGCCCCCCAAACCGTCCGCAAGAGTGCCCGGAGCCTGGGCTTGCGCACGGACGCCAGCAGTCGCTTTGAGAAGGGCCTGCCTGTGGAAGTCACGCTGAGCGCTGCGGATCGGGCTGTGGCGCTCCTCAAGGAACTCTGTGGGGCCACGGTTGAAGGACGCTGGCTGCATCAGCGCGCCGAGGCAGCGGTTGAACCATTGGAGTTGCGCCGCGATGCCCTCCACAACCTCCTCGGTCCGGTGGCCACAGCGGATGGCCTCGAAGAGGATCTGCCCGATGATGAGATCGAGCGCATTCTTCAGGCCCTCGGTTGCAGCCTTCAGGCTGCGGATGACGGCTGGCTGGTCCAGGTGCCCCCGGCCCGCGCCATGGACCTGCAACGGGAGGTGGACCTCATCGAAGAGGTGGCCCGTCTGGTTGGCTATGACCGCTTCGCCAGCCACCTGCCGGACCCCATCGCCCCCGGTGGGCTAACGCCCTTGCAAGAGGCTGAGCGGAGGCTCCGCAGACTTCTGACTGCCGCCGGTCTTCAGGAGGTCTGCAGCCTGTCCTTGGGACCCGCAGAGGCTGAGCGCCCCGGTGCCGACCCGAATTGCCGAGTGCCTCTGGCCAACCCGCTTTTGGCGGACTACAGCCATTTGCGCGACAGCCTTGTCGATGAGTTGCTCCTGGCGGCTCAGCGCAACCTCAAGGCTGGTCGCAGTGGCTTCTGGGCCTTCGAGATTGGCAATGTCTTTGATGCCACAGCCAAGGGGGCACCCCAGAGCCAACACCTGGCTGGTTTGATCTGCGGTTCCAGGCAGGCTGAGCTTTGGAGCCAGAGCGGCAAGCCCCAGGCCCCTGATTACTTCAGCGCCCGTGGTGTCCTTCAGTCCGCGTTGGCTGGTCTCAAGCTTCCCCTGGAAGATCGGCGCCTGAGTGATCATCCGCTGCTTCATCCCGGTCGTGCCGCCCAGGTTGTTGTCGAGGGTCGCCCTGCCGGTTTCTTTGGTCAGATCCATCCCGAGCTGGCCGAGCAGTTTGATCTGCCTGCCACCACGTATCTGTTCCAGTTGGAGGTCAGCGCGCTGCTGAGCGCTGCGACCCGACGCAACCGCTGGCAACCGAGCTTTGCCCCCTTCGCAACCGTGCCCGCCTCAGAGCGTGACCTTGCCCTGGTGGTTTCTGCGGATACAGCAAGCGCCCAGCTGCTCAACGCCATTCGTAAGGCGGGTAAGCCCCTGCTGGAGCAGGCAGAACTGGTGGATCGTTATGACGGGGAACAAGTGGCGGCCGGATCCTGCAGCCAGGCCTTTCGTCTGCGCTACAGGGATCCCAAGCGGACCTTGAAGGACGTCGAGGTTGATGAGGCCCACCAGAAGATCCGTGCTGCTCTCGAAAAGCAATTCGGCGCCCAGCTACGTGCCTGATCCCGTCTGCGTGAGGAGGGTCAAGCACTCAACATGGCTGGTCTGGGGGAAGAAATCCACCGGTTGAACCCGCTGAAGCTGATAACCACCCTCCTCGCTGCAGAGCTGTTGCAGATCCCTAGCCAGGGTTGAGGGGTTGCAGCTGATATAGGCCAGCCGCTCTGGCTTTTCGTCGAGGATGGCCGCCAGCGCCTCCGTACTCAATCCCTTCCGGGGCGGATCGACCAGCAGCGAACCGGTCATTTTTAAGCGATCGGCCAAGACGCTGGCCACCTCGGCCTGCTCAAAGAAGGCTGTTTTGATCGCATTGCGCTCTGCATTGGCCGTGGCTTGGCTGACCGAGGACGGATGCACTTCCAGGCCTAAGACCTTCAGACCAGAGCGAGCCAAGGGCAGGCTGTAGGTGCCGATACCGCTGTAGGCATCGATCACCGTTGCGCTTTGACCTGTGGCAAAAAAGGCTCGCAACGGTTCAACCAGACGCTCAGCTTGGGGCGTGTTGACTTGAAAGAACGTGTCCGCAGCGATGCGCAATTCGATGCCGTCAAAGACCTCAAGCAACCAGGGTCGACCAGCGATCAGGTCAGTTTCTGGACCCATCACGACGTTTGATGCCTTGGGCTGAATGTTCAGTCCAACCCCGACGACCTCGGGCCAACGCTCCATCCATCGCTGGGCCAGGGTCTCCAGTCCCTTGAGTTGCCGGTGACTGCTGATCAGCGTGATCAGGATTTCCCCGGTTGCTGACCCCACCCGCAGGGCCAGGTGACGCAGCCCACCCTTGGCCCCCAAGTTCACATCAACGGGCCAGCCAGCTTTCTCCAAATCCCGCTTGATGGGCTCAATCAATGCATCGATCCTTGGATCGAGGACTGGGCAGTGATTGAGGTTGACGATCTTGTGGCTACCGCGGCGGTAATACCCGGCACGCAGCCGTCCGTCGGGAGCGCGCTCCAGTGGGATCAGGGCTCTGTTTCTGTAGCCCAGTTCGAGATTGCAGCCCCAGACGGGCTCGACATTCACATCTAATTTGGCCAGCCGGCTTAGGCTCTGCTGAACCAGGTCCCGCTTGAGCTCGAGCTGCATCTGGCTTGAGCAGTGCTGCAGGCTGCAACCACCGCAGCGCTCCGCAAGGATGCAGGGGGGCTTTTGTCGCTCTGGACTCGCTTGGCTGACCTCGAGTAGATCCGCCTCCAGGTGGCGCTTTGCGCAACGGCGCACACGGGCCTGAACCGTTTCACCGGGTAGGGCCCCGGGAATGAAGACAGCCGTTTCATTCCAACGGCCGACCCCTTGCCCTTCGTGGCCAAGACCAGTCACAACCACGTCAATGGTTGTACCCAATTGCACCTTGCTTGCTCCCATCACCCCTTTCCGTCGTTCTTTGACCCTATCGGTGCGTAAACACCTGCTCAGAGCGAGGCTTTTCAGTGCTTCTCCTCGATACAGTGTCATGGTCAACGGTGGTTTCGATGAGCGTCGTACGCGATCTGATCCTTCAGGCAGACGATCAGCTCCGCTACCCCACCGGCGGTGAGCTGCGCTCCATGGTGGAGTTCCTCTCCACTGGTGCCAATCGCCTCTCCGTGGTCCGGATCCTGACCGACAACGAGAAGAAGATCGTTGATGAGGCTTCGAAGCAGCTCTTCAGCCGTAAGCCCGAATACGTTGCGCCCGGTGGCAATGCCTACGGCGCCAAGCAGCGCGCCCAGTGCCTCCGCGACTTTGGCTGGTACCTGCGACTGGTGACCTACGGCGTTCTCGCTGGAAGCACCGAACTGATCCAGAAGATCGGACTTGAGGGCGCTCGCGAGATGTACAACAGCCTTGGCGTCCCCATGCCCGGCATGGTCGAGTCCATGCGCTGCATGAAGGAAGCAGCCCTGGTCCTCCTCAGCCAAGAGGATGCGGCTGTCGCAGCGCCTTATTTCGACTTCTTGATCCAGGGAATGCAGACCCCCTGCTAACCACCTGTTTCACTTCTGCTCAACAATCGCCGGCGAAAGCCGGCTTTTTTGTGTCCGCGTACCGTCTGCACTTTCTCTCAGCAGTCTCAGGAAAGCCTCGCACCTAGTCCCGTCACCAGCGCTGAACGCGACGAGTACGACACCCTTCCTCAGTAAGCGCCTGAGGCCTGCAATGGGTCGACCCAGCTATCTTCTTCTAACCGCATAACTGGACTGATCTCAAGTCCAATACTAGACGTGCGGAATAGTTGCTTGCACTCGCCAAGCGCGCATGCGTAGACAGGCAGATCGAAGACTCCAAGCCGTCTCGTCCTGCCGGAAGCCTGAGACTGAGAACACGTCTTATCCGAGACGCATGCAACCGTGCTCTGTTTATGTCTTCTGGGTGTCTTGAATGGCCTGAAAAGCTGCGTACCTGTGTCTATAGCAGGTACGCAGCTCACAAAAAGCCGGTGATCACTGGATTCTTTTCCCTTGTCCACGCTCATGGACAAGAGGTTTCTGGAGTGCGGACAATCCCAAATTGCCTTGGTGCCTGGCTCCGGGAAAGCTCATACACGCAACAACTCAGATTGCAGGCAAAACACTATCTATAAACAACTGGTGCAAGGCTGCTCTAGTGTCTCAGATTTGTTTCTGCTCTGGACTAGTGAAGAGACAGATCTGAGACGTGCAATCAAGCTGCTTCGCGGTAGCGCTCCTTGAGGAATTGATAGGCCTCGTTCAGCCGGCGCATTTCGTCGGCTGACCCGCCAGCGTCGGGGTGATGGCTCACGGCCTGCGTGCGATAGGCCTCGCGAATCTCGCGCAGGCTGTAGGGCCGATCAGCAACGGTTGTGAGTTGCAGCATCCGCAGCGCGCTGTGCACGGTCATGCTGTTATCGATGGCATCGAAGGATGTGCTGCGCTTGGTTCGCGTGCGGTGACGCTGCACAAAGCGCGTAATCAAGCTGGGAACACGAGCAGCCAGGGTCGTGCCGCCAAAGGGATCCTCGAGGATTCCCGCTGCAACGATCACCCGTTCCAGGGTGGGGTGGCCCTCCTCCCACTCAGGTGCATAGGAGTACATGACCTGTTGCACCAAGTTCCAGCCAAAGGGTCTGCCGTCGCTGTCGCCGGACTGAGGCCAAACATCTCGTCCTAGCCAGACCATCGCCGCTTCCAGTGCGGCCTCCGTCGGTGCTTGGCCGTAGACCTCGCTCCAATGTTGTCCGGCTTGCTGGAGGGCTTGATCCAAATCCAGGCCCCTGATCAACGCAAGGGTCGGGTCGGAAGTGTTGGCACGCGCCGGAGCTTCGAGTGTTTGCTTGACACGCTTGGCTTGCTTTCGAACAAAGCCAGGCAGCTGGATGCCTCCACCACCACTTCCGGCCGCCGCCGGGCGGTGGTCAGCGACTGTCTCGGAGTTCTCGGATGCGACCCTTTCTTGGTCTGCTAATGCGACCAGACTGGAGTGAACGAGAACGATGGAGAGGTCTTCGTCGAGAAGCCCAGGTGGCTCCTCCTCGGCTGCCTCAGTCGACGCGTTCAGCTCAAGCTGCGGCACTGCCTCAGTGCCCGCAACGGTCTTTTCAGCGGCTTCAAATGGTTCGCTGTCCTCGTCCTGCCCTCCCCTGACCTCCTGGAGTAGGCGCTCAACCGTTGCTCCGCGGCTGCGAAGACCAAGTTGCCCCTTCAGGCCATCAATCCATCCCAGAAGCTCCTCGCTGAGTTCCAGCGAGATCCGGCGTTTGTCGGTCTCTCGCTGGCTCACGCAGGCTCGGGAACTGCTCTTGAGGTTATCGACCCAACAGGCTGTTCATCATCTTTTGTTGGGCCTCCACAGCCTGTTGGTAGCGCAGCATCAGGCTTTCGCTCATCCGAGTCGGACTGATCACCGCAGCTGGTACTCCGTTCAAATTTGGGAGTTCGGGTGGTGGTTGAACCCATTGCGGTGGCGGCACCACTGCGGGGGCGGCGGGCCGGATCGTGACTGGTTCAAACACCGGCGGTGGCGCAACAGCCGCCGGGACATTTGGCGGGTTCAACTTCGCGGCGACTTCCGCGACCTCAGCCATGGAGTCCCGCTGTTTGAGATCCGCCAACTGTTGATTGGGCACGACGCTCAAGAGGTGTCCAGGGGTTGCATCAGCGGGATACACCAGGCTCACCTTGACTGGATTGCTCTGTCCTGGTTTGAGATAGAGATCTGCAATGGGCAGGCTGTCTCCGGATTTCATCCCGACGTGCACCTCCTGGAAGCCATCGGCTGTTTCAATCCGGATCGAACCTCGGAAGGCCGTAAAACGACCTCGGCCGCTGATGGTTGGATGGCTCAGCACCAATTGATGCGGG is a genomic window of Synechococcus sp. A10-1-5-1 containing:
- the pheT gene encoding phenylalanine--tRNA ligase subunit beta; protein product: MQVSLQWLRELVACDLAPDVLAEKLSIAGFEVEEITDLAARAAGVVVGFVEHRAPHPDANKLSVCTVAVGADAPLQIVCGAKNVRAGIHVAVATVGAYLPAVDLKIKPAELRGVASSGMICSLSELGLADSSDGIVILDEALESVPAVGSPVGPLFGLDDQVLELAITANRPDGLSMLGIAREVAALTGAPLSLPPLAEPLASEALPVGADVQARIEQGGLFSLTALSGLKVGPSPRWLQSRLERAGLRPINNVVDITNLVMLEQGQPLHAFDADRLAQLSGNRLDPTGIDLRAGRSGEAFTTLDGCSHTLSEDAWVVSYADQAIALAGVMGGEGTSVHLGTQSIWLEAAMFAPQTVRKSARSLGLRTDASSRFEKGLPVEVTLSAADRAVALLKELCGATVEGRWLHQRAEAAVEPLELRRDALHNLLGPVATADGLEEDLPDDEIERILQALGCSLQAADDGWLVQVPPARAMDLQREVDLIEEVARLVGYDRFASHLPDPIAPGGLTPLQEAERRLRRLLTAAGLQEVCSLSLGPAEAERPGADPNCRVPLANPLLADYSHLRDSLVDELLLAAQRNLKAGRSGFWAFEIGNVFDATAKGAPQSQHLAGLICGSRQAELWSQSGKPQAPDYFSARGVLQSALAGLKLPLEDRRLSDHPLLHPGRAAQVVVEGRPAGFFGQIHPELAEQFDLPATTYLFQLEVSALLSAATRRNRWQPSFAPFATVPASERDLALVVSADTASAQLLNAIRKAGKPLLEQAELVDRYDGEQVAAGSCSQAFRLRYRDPKRTLKDVEVDEAHQKIRAALEKQFGAQLRA
- the rlmD gene encoding 23S rRNA (uracil(1939)-C(5))-methyltransferase RlmD, translating into MGASKVQLGTTIDVVVTGLGHEGQGVGRWNETAVFIPGALPGETVQARVRRCAKRHLEADLLEVSQASPERQKPPCILAERCGGCSLQHCSSQMQLELKRDLVQQSLSRLAKLDVNVEPVWGCNLELGYRNRALIPLERAPDGRLRAGYYRRGSHKIVNLNHCPVLDPRIDALIEPIKRDLEKAGWPVDVNLGAKGGLRHLALRVGSATGEILITLISSHRQLKGLETLAQRWMERWPEVVGVGLNIQPKASNVVMGPETDLIAGRPWLLEVFDGIELRIAADTFFQVNTPQAERLVEPLRAFFATGQSATVIDAYSGIGTYSLPLARSGLKVLGLEVHPSSVSQATANAERNAIKTAFFEQAEVASVLADRLKMTGSLLVDPPRKGLSTEALAAILDEKPERLAYISCNPSTLARDLQQLCSEEGGYQLQRVQPVDFFPQTSHVECLTLLTQTGSGT
- a CDS encoding allophycocyanin subunit alpha-B, translating into MSVVRDLILQADDQLRYPTGGELRSMVEFLSTGANRLSVVRILTDNEKKIVDEASKQLFSRKPEYVAPGGNAYGAKQRAQCLRDFGWYLRLVTYGVLAGSTELIQKIGLEGAREMYNSLGVPMPGMVESMRCMKEAALVLLSQEDAAVAAPYFDFLIQGMQTPC
- a CDS encoding J domain-containing protein, with translation MSQRETDKRRISLELSEELLGWIDGLKGQLGLRSRGATVERLLQEVRGGQDEDSEPFEAAEKTVAGTEAVPQLELNASTEAAEEEPPGLLDEDLSIVLVHSSLVALADQERVASENSETVADHRPAAAGSGGGGIQLPGFVRKQAKRVKQTLEAPARANTSDPTLALIRGLDLDQALQQAGQHWSEVYGQAPTEAALEAAMVWLGRDVWPQSGDSDGRPFGWNLVQQVMYSYAPEWEEGHPTLERVIVAAGILEDPFGGTTLAARVPSLITRFVQRHRTRTKRSTSFDAIDNSMTVHSALRMLQLTTVADRPYSLREIREAYRTQAVSHHPDAGGSADEMRRLNEAYQFLKERYREAA